A region of the Microbulbifer pacificus genome:
CTGGCCATGGGGGATATCGTGTGGGACAGCGTGAGCGAATTTTTCCCGCAGACCGCTGATGGAGAACAACCGCGCCCGGTAAACGGCATCAACCTTGTGGAGTACACCGCGGAATCCGAAGAGGAACTGGACGCGGCGCTGGCCAAATTCACCGCCCATGTGGACCGCCTGAGCGGACAGCCGGGCAAAAGTTTCGGCTACACCATTGCCCGTGGTCACGCCCAGGTGAACAAAATCTGGGGGATGCGCAAGCGCGCGGTGGGTCTGCTGGGCAACGTCCAGGGCGAGCAGCGCCCTATCCCGTTTGTGGAAGACTGCGCGGTGCCGCCGGAAAACCTCGCCGACTTTATCGCCGAATTCCGCGCCGCGCTGGATGAGGCCGGTTTTGCCTACGGCATGTTCGGCCATGTGGACTGCGGTGTACTGCATGTGCGCCCGGCCATCGACATGAAAGACCCGGAGCAGGCCAAACAGGTAAGGATCATCACCGAGAAAGTGGTGGAGCTGGCGCAGAAGTACAACGGCCTGCTGTGGGGGGAACACGGCAAGGGCGTGCGCTCGGAGTTTGCACCGGCATTCTTCGGCGAGCTGTATCCGGAGCTGCAGAAAATTAAAGCCGCGTTTGACCCGCGCAACCAGCTAAACCCGGGCAAGATCGCCACCCCCAGCGCCGCTTCCGGCCTGCTCAAGATCGACCAGGTACCGACCCGTGGCGAGTACGACCGGCAGATTCCGGTGCAGGTGTGGGATGGTTACTCCGATGGCGTCTATTGCAACGGCAACGGCGCCTGTTTCAACTGGAACCCGGACGACGCCATGTGCCCCTCCTACAAGGGCACCCGCAACCGTATTCACTCCCCGAAAGGCCGCGCCTCCCTGATCCGCGAGTGGTTGCGCCTGCTGGCGGACCGCGCGGTGGATCCGGAGGCGGTAGCGCGCAAGAGCCGCGAGCAGTCCTTCATTCTCGGCCTGCCCGGGCGCATCAAGAACAGCCTGGCCAAGGCCCGCGGCGAATACGACTTCAGCCACGAGGTGAACGAATCCATGCAGGCCTGCCTGGCGTGCAAATCCTGCGCCGGCCAGTGCCCGATCAAGGTGGATGTTCCCACCTTCCGTGCCAAATTCCTCGAGCTCTACTACAGCCGCTACCTGCGCCCCGTGAAAGACTATTTCGTGGGCGGTCTGGAGTTTTTAATGCCGCACTTGGCGCGGGTACCACAGCTGTATAACTGGCCACTGAAGTTGAAGCCGGTGCGCTGGCTGCTGGAGCAAGGCCTGGGCCTCGCGGACTCCCCCAGCCTCTCGGCCACCAACCTGGACAAGGCGATGCGCGAACTGGGCGTGCCCTACGCCAGCCGCGAAAGCCTGCGCACCATGGGTCCGGCCCAGCGCGCCAAGGCGGTGGTGATCGTGCAGGACGCGTTCACCAGCTACTTCGACGCGGATGTGGTGGCCGATACCCTGCGCCTGCTCAAGCTGCTGGACTTCTACCCGCTGGTGGCACCGTTTCGAGCCAACGGCAAGCCCCTGCACGTGCACGGTTTCCTGCGCCAGTTCGCACAGACCGCCGCCGGCAACAGCGCCATGCTCAACAGCCTGGCGGAGAGCGGTGTACCGCTGGTGGGCATAGATCCGTCCATGACCCTCACCTATCGCGGCGAATACAAAAAGCTGATGGGCGACAAGGCGCCGAAGGTTCTGCTGCTGCAGGAGTGGCTGGCGCAGCACACCGATCACCTGGCCACCAATCGCAACCGTCTGCAGTCGGGCAGCTTTACCCTGTTGCCTCACTGTACCGAGCAATCCAACGCCGCCGGTGCCGGTCGCCAGTGGCAGGAAGTCTTTACCGCGCTGGGTATGCAACTCAGCACCCAGGCCGCAGGCTGCTGTGGCATGGCCGGCACCTATGGTCACGAGGTGGCCAACAAGGAGACGTCGCGGGTGATTTTCCAGCAGTCGTGGGAACCTAAACTGAGCGGCGACACCAGTGCCATCCTTGCCACCGGCTATTCTTGCCGCTGCCAGAGCAAACGCTTTGCCGGCAAAAATTTGCGCCATCCACTGCAGGCACTACTGGCGCAGATCGAAGATTCGGGGTTTACTGTCAGTACTCACTAACCTGTCGCCGGAGCACCGGCGACCCCCGGAGATGTCTGGCGATGCTGAGTCCGCGGAATAACCCGGCCCGGTGCCTGCTCAAGGTTCTCGGCGCCACCCTGCTGGCGGTGCACTTCGGCGCGGCCTCGCTGGCGCGGGCGGAACCCAACGAATCCGAGGGCGTGGCACCGCTGATCGCAGAGGCCGAGGAAAATGCCTTGGCCGGCGATTACGATGCTGCCCTGCCACTGTACGAACGGGCCATCGCCGGGCTCGCCGCCGACCCGCACAGCCAGAACCTGCTGCGCTACCGCTATGGCATTGTGCTGAACGCACTTGGCGGTGAGCGACCGGATCTCTACCCGCTGGCCCGCAGCCAGTTCCAAGCGGTCCTCGCCTATATTGAATCTTCACCGGGACTGCCGTTCGAGCACTCTGCCGCGCGGGTGCGCTCCGCTATGGCCCACACCTATCACCAGCACTCGGCACTGCAGGACAACCCCAACAAACGCACGGCCATGCTGCGCAACGCCTACCAGCTTTACGCCAGCGCCATCGGCGATCTGCGCCGGGAGGGCGACTGGCAGAACCTCGCCATTACCGCCTTCAATATCGGCCAGGTGTGCGAGTGGCAGGGCAATCTGGAAGAGGCCATCCAGTGGCTGGAGCAGGCGGTGGAACTGGACCGGCGCCACGGCTTCGAGGACCTGGAAGAAGACATGGGCTACCTGTCCGCACTGCGCGAAATGGTCAGCCCCCAGCAGCCCGTGGGCGATACCGCCATCTGAGCGGCCACCTCTCCGCTACTCAGCCCCCTGTCGGACCACCTGTTCCCGGGCTCCATCGCGCCCCCCTGCCAGGAATCCGTACTCCCTGTTTGCGCGAAAGAGCGAGATATCACACCTAGCACATGGGCTTTTCTATCGGCGTGATAGTCACAGTCTTGCGTGAAACAGGGAAAACACCGGTCCCGCATCCCCCTTACAACGCTGTCATCGATAATATTTCACGCTTTTGAACCACGGGTCGCAAAAAAAACGAAAAAAATTTTGTTCCACGGACCCACAGGTACAGCATCCCAAATAGCGCATTTTTCCACCAACCAGAGATGACATCGCTGTCATAGCAATTTTGCGATCGGAAACCAGATACCCATTGAAATCCTTTTTTTTGCGTCAATCTCTGTCACAAAACCATAACAACAGAATAAAAATTACCAATAAAACGATTTAATAAAGCACATTAGGCTAAGAACAAAAAATAACCGATTACTCTGTAGGGAAAATCCCGCCGGTTGCGCAAAAGATTGATTCGCATCCAGTGCCGTTTAATATGGCCCTCCCTGATCAAACATTGATCACTTATTACGAAATCAACTTGGAGGCGGGGGTGAACAGGCGACGCCTGTGACCGGAGAGCTTCCAGAGGTCTTCCAGAGGTAATGAGACTTATGCGACAGAGCCTTAAAAAGTACATCATCGTAATGGCCGCTTCCCTTGCAGGCCTGGTCGGCGGCGACGCTTTCGCCGCAATCAAGAAGGAAGAACCTGCAGACAAGAAGAAATCCATGACCGTCACCGCCACGGCCTACAACTCCATCGAAGGCCAGACCGATGACGATCCCTGGACCGCCGCCTGGAACAACCGCCTGCGCCCGGGAGACAAGATCATCGCGGTATCCCGCGACCTGGAAAAGCACGGCCTGACCAACGGCGCCAAGGTAAAGATCGAAGGCCTGCCGGGCACCTACACCGTGCGCGACCGGATGAACAAGCGCTACACCAACCGCATCGACGTGTGGATGGAGAAGGATCTGAAAAAGGCACGCGCCTGGGGCAAGAAGCAACTGAAAATCGTCTGGCACCCGGAAAAAAAGTAAGGCACGGCTTCTTAAAGCAAAACGTCGCTAAGAAAACGTTGCCCGCCAGAACCTTGCCTGGAAATCAGGTCCCGGACTGAAGCTAAACGACAGCCGGACAACAGAAAGTACACAGGGCTTTGCCAAGCACTGCTTTCAAAAACAAAACCCCGCTTAATGCGGGGTTTTGTTTTTTTGCACCATCGGTAATTCAGGGCTCGGTTGTGGTATCCACTCCGGGAAGTTCGCGGCAGCCCTCGTTTTCGATATAGAAAATACTCGGCTGCCGGCCCTCGTTGTAGCGGTGTTCCACGCCTTCATCGCGAAACACCAGTAAATACTCCTCCTTCATCCAACCCTTGTCGGTGCGGTACTCCGTCAGCCATAGCAGCGCGGGGGAGTTCTCATGGCAGCTGCCATAAAACATCCGGGTCTTTTCCACGAGCTTGTTGGTCAGGTAGTCGCGGTATCGCCCCGGGTAGCTGAAGCTCTCACCGGAGAGATCCACCTGCGTAACGCCATCGGCATCGCCGTCCATCTCCACCTGGGAGCGGTCCCCGCGCATGGCGGCGGTCTCGCCCGGCCGATCCTTTTCCGGCGCCACAAACTCCTCCGGTTCCGGCGGTTCATCCAAATCGCGAACGGGAACCGGCTCACCGTCGATCTTCTGCAGGAAAATGGCGGTATTTTCGTCGCAATCGATACAGGTGCGCCCGGCGATGATGGCGTAGCCCTTGAGCTCGGAAATGAGGCGAGCCTCAGCCAGGTCCACATTAAGTACGCGGTTATCAGATAATTTGAGCTCAATGCCGGAGAACGCCAGCAGGACGCTGGAAAAAAGCAATAGGGGGAAACCCAGAAGGGGAAGGAATTTTTTCATGCAGAGCAACCACATTTAATACATCTGCAGACCGCGAACAGTTGGCACCGCCCGGGCAACTTTCCCTGCTGCCCGTAGCGGCACCGCGATTGGGGTAGTGCTGTCACACTGTCGCGATTCCCTTCTATTTATAACCTTAGCAGGCAATAAAAAAACTGCGTGGTACAGGGGTATTTATTTGTAATCGCTCTTGCGGCGCCCAGTCACGCACACTAATGCAATAACCGGGGCTTCAGTTGATTCAAATCAAGCGGAATTGCCGAAAATGACAGAATCAGGGCGCTTCCCAGCTGCCGGATTCCGCAGGGCCTATAAATGCCCCCACCCCCTCTTCCTTCAGTGCATCCAGCGCTTCCTGCAGCGCCTCCTCATCGGTCTCGAAGACGTCTTCCCATACGGTGGTGTTGTTGTGTTCGTCCACGATTTCCAGCAACCAGCCGCCCTCGCCATCTTCGTAGATGTCGATGTTGACGGTGTGGTTACCATCGCTGTATGCGCGGCTCAGTGGAGAGTCCTGGGGAGTGAAGTCGTCGGCCATGGAAAAACCTCGCTGGAAATGAGGAAAGTGGAAAATGGCGGCCAATCTGACAATTTATGAACCACTGGTCAAGGCCCGCCCTTCACTGCGGAAAAAGTGTACGCCAGCATCGGCAAATTTTTGTTAAAATGCGCGGCGATTTTTACCAATGTTTTAGCCCAATGCCCCGGATTTACGCTCCGGCCTGCAAAAGGAACCCCTCATGACTGATTCCACGACCGTGGTCTGTGCGCTGTACAAATTTGTCAGCCTCGATGATTTCGAATCCCTGCGCGAACCCCTGCTCCAGGTAATGCTCGACAACGAAGTGCGCGGCACCCTGCTGCTGGCGCGCGAAGGTATTAACGGCACTGTAGCCGGCAGCCGCGCCGCGATCGACGCCCTGCTCACCTACCTCAAGTCTGACCCACGCCTGGCCGAGCTGGATTACAAGGAGTCTTTCACCGCCGAGATGCCGTTCCTGCGCAGCAAGGTGAAGCTGAAGCGCGAAATCGTCACCATGGGCGTGGAAGGTATCGACCCCCGCCAAACCGTGGGTACCTATGTCAAACCACAGGACTGGAACGCGCTGATCTCCGACCCGGAAGTCCTGCTCATCGATACCCGCAACGACTACGAGTACCAGGTGGGCACCTTCGAACACGCGGTCAATCCGAATACCACCAGTTTCCGCGAATTCCCCCAGTATGTGAAAGACCACCTGAACCCGCAGAAACACAAGAAAGTGGCCATGTTCTGCACCGGCGGCATTCGCTGCGAGAAGTCCACCGCCTACCTGAAAGAACAGGGTTTTGACGAGGTCTACCACCTGCAGGGTGGTATCCTGAAATACCTGGAAGAGGTGCCGAAGGATGAAACCCTGTGGAAGGGCGAGTGCTTCGTATTCGACGATCGCGTAACGGTCAATCATGACCTGGAGCGTGGCAGCTACCAGCAGTGCAATGCCTGCCGTATGCCGGTGACCGAGGAAGAAGTGCAATCCCCGATGTTCGAGCAGGGTGTCAGCTGCCCCCACTGCTTTGAGGCGGTATCCGACGCCGACAAGGCGCGTTTCCGCGAGCGCGAAAAACAGATCCAGTTGGCCAAGGCCCGCGGCGAAGACCATTTGGGTCACGACGCCAAAGCCGTCACCGAGGCACGCCGCCAGTACAAGCAGGAATTGCGCAAACAGCAAGCCGAACAGGCGCGCCGCGCCTGATTTCTTCCCGCTATTTCTATTCCCGTTTTATAGCTCCGGCTTGTTTATAGGCCCGTCTGACAACGAGGTACCCCTAGCCGGGTACCTCCGCGCGGCGGTGAACACTAAACAGGGTCGCGACCCGCGCTTTCAGCGTCTGCCACCAGCCAAGCCAGTGCAGCCTGCTCGGTGACAAATTCCCGCACATCCATACCCTCAGACTGGGCAGTACTGTCGATAATAATGTTCGCGTTGAAGTTTGGCGCGTGCAGCACGGCAACGCGGCCGTGGCGAAGGCCGGTGAGATGGGCGGCAAAGGAACCGAATTTCTGGCGCTCGTTTATCGTAAGAACGATATCCGCCCGGCGCACATCCACCAGCAAGCGCAGCGGGTGCAGATGGCCAAATTTTTCGGCGATCTGGCGTGCGGAAGCCAGCTTTTCTGCAAAGTCCACACGATCAAAAAATACCGCGTTGACGATGCGCGCTTCCGGGTTAAAACGAATTTGAAAACTCAAGTTCCGCCTCCTGCGCGGCGACTATCTGAGCCATGTAGCGAATTTCCGACAAGAACTCCGCTACTTCACCTGAATGGATCAATACTGGTGAAATCCGGTGGTTATTGTACGCACCGGATCTGGACACAACCAACGCACTGATCACAAATTCAGCGCCTATTCCATTTCAATTTCGGGCAGTGCGTCCTCTCCGGCCGCCAGCCATACCTGCGCCGCCGCCTTGCGGGCAATGTCGCGGTAGAGTGCGGCCACTTCGCCTTCCGGTTCCGCCGCCACCGTGGGCAAGCCGCCGTCGGCCTGCTGGCGGATGGACATGGCCAGAGGCAGTTGGCCGAGCAGGCGGGTGTCATAATCGGCCGCCATTTTCTCGCCGCCACCGGCCCCGAATACCGGTTCCTGATGACCGCAGTTGGAACAGGTGTGCAAGGCCATGTTTTCCACAATGCCCAGCACCGGCACCGATACCTTGCGGAACATCTCCACGCCCTTGATGGCGTCCACCAGCGCCAGGTCCTGAGGCGTGGTGACAATCACCGCCCCCGCGAGCGCCACTTTCTGCGACAGGGTGAGTTGGATGTCGCCGGTGCCCGGAGGCATGTCCACCACCAGGTAATCCAGCTCCTCTTCACCCTCGGCCCACAGGGTCTGGGTCAGCATCTGGTTAAGGGCGCCGCTCGCCATCGGGCCGCGCCACACCGCCGGCGTATCTTCGGTAAGCAGGTAGC
Encoded here:
- a CDS encoding tetratricopeptide repeat protein; this translates as MLSPRNNPARCLLKVLGATLLAVHFGAASLARAEPNESEGVAPLIAEAEENALAGDYDAALPLYERAIAGLAADPHSQNLLRYRYGIVLNALGGERPDLYPLARSQFQAVLAYIESSPGLPFEHSAARVRSAMAHTYHQHSALQDNPNKRTAMLRNAYQLYASAIGDLRREGDWQNLAITAFNIGQVCEWQGNLEEAIQWLEQAVELDRRHGFEDLEEDMGYLSALREMVSPQQPVGDTAI
- the ydiJ gene encoding D-2-hydroxyglutarate dehydrogenase YdiJ → MIPALREINDVQALYLQFLKALKLAGFRGDMSPSYASRTVLATDNSIYQVLPQAVVYPRGVHDLQLLMELADREEFYKVVLSPRGGGTGTNGQSLTDGLVVDMSRHMNRILEINPEEGWAWVQTGVVKDQLNAALKPHGLFFAPELSTSNRATIGGMINTDASGQGSCVYGKTRDHVLELKTVLMGGTLWQSHAVDDAKLGEISHQSSRAGKIHRMVDSIERDKRDLIDAKFPKLNRCLTGYDLAHIRDREKDGRFNLNNILCGSEGTLGFIAEAKLNLLKIPKCAALVNLNYDHFQDALKDAPDLMKAGPTSIETVDSKVLQLAMGDIVWDSVSEFFPQTADGEQPRPVNGINLVEYTAESEEELDAALAKFTAHVDRLSGQPGKSFGYTIARGHAQVNKIWGMRKRAVGLLGNVQGEQRPIPFVEDCAVPPENLADFIAEFRAALDEAGFAYGMFGHVDCGVLHVRPAIDMKDPEQAKQVRIITEKVVELAQKYNGLLWGEHGKGVRSEFAPAFFGELYPELQKIKAAFDPRNQLNPGKIATPSAASGLLKIDQVPTRGEYDRQIPVQVWDGYSDGVYCNGNGACFNWNPDDAMCPSYKGTRNRIHSPKGRASLIREWLRLLADRAVDPEAVARKSREQSFILGLPGRIKNSLAKARGEYDFSHEVNESMQACLACKSCAGQCPIKVDVPTFRAKFLELYYSRYLRPVKDYFVGGLEFLMPHLARVPQLYNWPLKLKPVRWLLEQGLGLADSPSLSATNLDKAMRELGVPYASRESLRTMGPAQRAKAVVIVQDAFTSYFDADVVADTLRLLKLLDFYPLVAPFRANGKPLHVHGFLRQFAQTAAGNSAMLNSLAESGVPLVGIDPSMTLTYRGEYKKLMGDKAPKVLLLQEWLAQHTDHLATNRNRLQSGSFTLLPHCTEQSNAAGAGRQWQEVFTALGMQLSTQAAGCCGMAGTYGHEVANKETSRVIFQQSWEPKLSGDTSAILATGYSCRCQSKRFAGKNLRHPLQALLAQIEDSGFTVSTH
- a CDS encoding RNA-binding protein, translating into MADDFTPQDSPLSRAYSDGNHTVNIDIYEDGEGGWLLEIVDEHNNTTVWEDVFETDEEALQEALDALKEEGVGAFIGPAESGSWEAP
- a CDS encoding 3D domain-containing protein; the encoded protein is MRQSLKKYIIVMAASLAGLVGGDAFAAIKKEEPADKKKSMTVTATAYNSIEGQTDDDPWTAAWNNRLRPGDKIIAVSRDLEKHGLTNGAKVKIEGLPGTYTVRDRMNKRYTNRIDVWMEKDLKKARAWGKKQLKIVWHPEKK
- the trhO gene encoding oxygen-dependent tRNA uridine(34) hydroxylase TrhO, with translation MTDSTTVVCALYKFVSLDDFESLREPLLQVMLDNEVRGTLLLAREGINGTVAGSRAAIDALLTYLKSDPRLAELDYKESFTAEMPFLRSKVKLKREIVTMGVEGIDPRQTVGTYVKPQDWNALISDPEVLLIDTRNDYEYQVGTFEHAVNPNTTSFREFPQYVKDHLNPQKHKKVAMFCTGGIRCEKSTAYLKEQGFDEVYHLQGGILKYLEEVPKDETLWKGECFVFDDRVTVNHDLERGSYQQCNACRMPVTEEEVQSPMFEQGVSCPHCFEAVSDADKARFREREKQIQLAKARGEDHLGHDAKAVTEARRQYKQELRKQQAEQARRA